In Spirochaetota bacterium, the following are encoded in one genomic region:
- a CDS encoding type II toxin-antitoxin system HicA family toxin, with translation MHKLKRISGEETIKRLERFGFQRVRQRGSHVVLKKQTLEGEIGCVVPLHKELAIGTLRGILKQAKLTVEEFMKDSS, from the coding sequence ATGCATAAGCTAAAAAGAATTTCTGGTGAAGAAACAATAAAAAGATTAGAAAGATTTGGATTTCAACGAGTGCGTCAACGAGGTAGCCATGTTGTTTTGAAAAAGCAAACATTGGAAGGCGAAATTGGTTGTGTTGTTCCATTACATAAAGAATTAGCAATTGGAACTCTGCGCGGTATTTTGAAACAGGCAAAGCTAACAGTGGAAGAATTTATGAAGGATAGTAGTTAA
- a CDS encoding type II toxin-antitoxin system HicB family antitoxin, whose translation MLIHTFTAVIHKEDDIYVAECPEVGTVSQGYTIDEAIANLKEATELYLEEFHIRDFPKTLLTTFEAAIDA comes from the coding sequence ATGTTAATACATACTTTTACAGCAGTAATTCATAAAGAAGATGATATTTATGTTGCTGAGTGTCCAGAAGTTGGAACTGTAAGTCAAGGATATACAATTGATGAAGCAATTGCAAATTTAAAAGAAGCTACCGAGTTATATCTTGAAGAATTTCATATAAGAGATTTCCCGAAAACTCTTTTAACTACCTTTGAGGCAGCTATTGATGCATAA